The sequence below is a genomic window from Streptomyces sp. B21-105.
CCCACCTTGCCCGGACATTGCCCCGAATGCCCGATACCCGATTCGGACCTATCGTGCTCATATGGAGCACGCACTCAGCCCCGCCGCCCTCTCCGAACTGCGCCGCCCGCGCCCTTATCCGGCGGTGTCCGTGCTGACGCCGACCCACCGCCGCGAACCCGGCAACGCCCAGGACCGGGTCCGGCTGCGCAATGTCGTGGCTGAGGCGAAGAGACAGCTGGAGCACGACCCGGCGATCACCCGCGAGCGGCGCGCCGACGTCGCGGGACAGCTCGATCGCGCCCTGGCCGAGGTCGACCTGGCGCACAGCGAGGACGGCCTGGTCATCTACGCGGCGCCGGGCGAGCACCAGGTGTGGTCGCTGGCCCGTCCGGTGCCCGAACGCGTCGTGCTCTCCGACACGTTCCTGACCCGCAACCTGGTCTCCGCGCAGGCCGCCGAGCGGCCCTTCTGGGTGTGCTCGGTCTCCGCCGACCGCGTCACGCTGTGGAACGGCGGCGCCGACCGGGTGACCGAGGAGCACGCCGGCGGCTTCCCACTGGTCAAGAGGCGGCCGAACTTCGACGCCGAGCGCATGCAGCGGACGGGCGATCTGCCCAGCACGTTCCGTGACGAGGACACCCGTCACTTCCTGCGCGACGCCGACACCGCCGTGGGCAGGCTGCTGCGCGCGCACCCGCGGCCGCTGGTCGTCACCGGCGAGCAGGCGGCGCTGTCGCTCCTCGACGAGCTGGGCGGCGTCACCCGCGACGCGCTGCACATCGCGCACGGCGGACTCTCGCACGGCCCGCCCGAGGCCGTGTGGCAGGCGGTGCGCCCCCTGCTCGACGCGGAGTCCCGCCGGGACGTGGCGTCGGTCGCCCGGGTACTCGACTCGGCGCGCGGGCACCGCATGTTCGCGGCCGGTGTCGACGAGCTGTGGCAGAACGCGCGGGAGGGCCGGGTCCGGCTGCTGGCCGTCGAGGAGAACTTCCGGATCACGGTCCGCGACCACGGCGACCACCTCGTCCCCGCCGCGAGCGGCGACCTGGACGCCCGCGAGGACATCGTCGACGAGATCGTGGAGCAGTGCCTGGAGACGGGCGCCGCGGTGCGTTTCGTGCCGGACGGCACACTGGGCGAGCTGGACGGCATCGCCGGCGTGCTGCGCTACTGACCGCAGGTCCGCCACGGCCCTGTTCAGCTGCTTTCCCCGGCGGCGTACGCTACCGCGTGATCGTCGACCGGGAGGGGGCGGGCGCGTGGGGGACCTGCTGGGCGTGGCGGTGCTGGGGGCCGGACACATGGGCGCCGACCATGTGCGCCGCCTGGATCGCGTGGTGAGCGGAGCGCGGGTGGCCGCGGTGGCCGACCCCGACGCGGCGCGCGCCGAGGAGGCCGTGGCCGGCCTCGAGGCGGTGACGGTCCACGCGGAGGCGGA
It includes:
- a CDS encoding baeRF3 domain-containing protein encodes the protein MEHALSPAALSELRRPRPYPAVSVLTPTHRREPGNAQDRVRLRNVVAEAKRQLEHDPAITRERRADVAGQLDRALAEVDLAHSEDGLVIYAAPGEHQVWSLARPVPERVVLSDTFLTRNLVSAQAAERPFWVCSVSADRVTLWNGGADRVTEEHAGGFPLVKRRPNFDAERMQRTGDLPSTFRDEDTRHFLRDADTAVGRLLRAHPRPLVVTGEQAALSLLDELGGVTRDALHIAHGGLSHGPPEAVWQAVRPLLDAESRRDVASVARVLDSARGHRMFAAGVDELWQNAREGRVRLLAVEENFRITVRDHGDHLVPAASGDLDAREDIVDEIVEQCLETGAAVRFVPDGTLGELDGIAGVLRY